DNA from Paludisphaera mucosa:
CGGGGACCGAGGTCTGCATCCGGTAGGCCATCTCGTACTGGGCGATCCGCGCGGAGACCGCGGGGTCGAGGTTCGCGTCGTGCTCCTTCTGGTGCAGCTCGGCGAGGCGGTCGAGCATCTTGCGGCGGCCGGCGACGGTCTCGCCCGGCGGGTTCTCCAGGTAGAGCACCGGCTCGGCCCCGGAGCGGAACTGCACCCCCTGGTGGATCGACGGCAGGAAGCCGTTGCCCCAGAGTCGCGAATAAAGCGGTTGGTCGACCGGGCGGCGGCTGATCAGGACGGTGAACGTGGGCAGGTTCTCATTCATCGATCCCAGCCCGTAGCTCAGCCAGGCCCCGATCGAGGGCCGGCCGGCGATCTGCGAGCCGGTCTGGAAGAACGTGATGGCGGGGTCGTGGTTGATCGCCTCGGTGTAGAGCGAGCGGAGGAGGCAGATGTCGTCGGCGACCTTCGCCGTGTGCGGCAGCAGCTCGCTCATCCAGGCGCCCGACTCGCCCTGGCGCGAGAACCCGAAGAGCGAGCCCGCCAGCGGCAGCGCCGCCTGGTTCGACGACATCCCCGTCAGCCGCTGGCCCTGGCGGACCGAATCGGGGAGGTCCTTCCCGTTCATCCGGTTGAGCAGTGGTTTGTAGTCGTACAGGTCGAGCTGCGAGGGCCCGCCGCTCATGAACAGGTAGATCACCCGCTTCGCCTTGGGGGCGAAATGGGGGCCGCCCAGCGAGCCCCGCGCGGCGTCGGGCGAGCCGGTCGGCGAGGGGTCGGCCGCGCCACCCAGGAGCGACGCCAGCGCCGCGCCGCCCAGTCCCAGGCTGGTCCGCGAGAAGAAATGGCGGCGCGTGCCCATCAAGCGAGGGTCGTGCAGGTGTTCGCGAAAGTCGCCCATCATGCGTCGGCTCCCTTCAGCGCTTCATCACGGTTTCGTCGTAGTTGAGCATCGCCTGGGCCACGACGGTCATCGCGGCGCAGGCGTGGGCGTCGAGCGCCAGGTCGCGCGGGGCGTCGCCGACGGCCAGCAGCTTGTCGGCGTCGGCCCGGCCGGAGGCGAACTCGTCGTACTGCTCGCGGTAGAGGGCTTCGAGGATCGACGTCTCGGCCTCGTCGGGCCGGCGGCCGGTCAGGACGCGGAAGACGAACGCGACGCGTTCGCGGGTCGTCGCGCCGCCCTCGCGAAGCGACCGCTCGGCCAGGGCGCGGGCGGCCTCGACGAACTGGGGGTCGTTGAGGAGCACGAGCGCCTGGAGCGGCGTCGCCGTGGGCTGGCGCTTGACGGCGCAGACCTCGCGGTTGGCGGCGTCGAAGGTCAGCATCGCGGGCGGGGGCGACGTCCGTTTCCAGTAGGTGTACAGGCTGCGGCGGTGGCTGCCCGGCCCCACGTCGCGGACGAACGGCAGGTTGGACTTCTCTTCCCACAGCCCGGCCGGCTGGAAGGGCTTGACCGCCGGGCCGCCCATCACGCCGACGAGCAGGCCGCCGGCCGCGAGGGCGTCGTCGCGGATCATCTCGGCCGACAGCCGATCGCGCGGTCCGCGCGCCAGCAGGACGTCGTCCGGGTCGCGAGCCTGCATCTCCGGCGAGGCGTCGGACGCTTGCCGGTAGGTCGCCGAGGTCACGATCGTCCGCAGGACGTGCTTGACGTTCCAGCCCGAATCGACGAGTTCCCGGGCCAGCCAGTCGAGGAGCGGCGGATGCGAGGGCAACTGGCCCTGGGCCCCGAAGTCCTCGGGGGTGGACACCAGGCCGCGGCCGAAGATCGACTGCCACCAGCGGTTGACCGTGACGCGGGCCGTCAGCGGATTCTTGGGATCGGTCGTCCAGCGGGCCAGGCCGAGGCGATTCCGGGGCAGGTCGGCGGAGAAGGGGAGGAGGCTCTTCGGCGTGTCGGGCGAGACTCGCTCTCCAGGGGCGTCGTATGCGCCGCGGTTCAGGACGAAGGTCGGCCGGGGCTCGGCCATCTCCTTCATGGCCATGATCTCGACGATCGGGTCGGCGAGCCGGTCGCGCGCCGTGCGCGCCTCGATCAGGCTCGCGTACGCGGTCTTCGCCTCGGGGTCGACGTTCGCGAGGTAGTACGCGAAGAGCCGCTCGCGATCCTCGGGATGCAGCGACGCCGGGGCGGCCGCCAGGCGGTCGTCGAGAGTCTTGCCGTCGTGGAGCTGGGCGGCCTCGATCGGGGCGAGCGAGCGGTCGAAGACTTGCAACTCGTCGACCTCGCCGTCCTTGAAGCCGCGGTCGCGGAAGCGCTGGCCGATGGTCAGCTCGTCCGAGCCGCCGCCGGCGATGGTCTTCGTCAGCTTGTCGCGGACGACGTCGACCGCCGCGGGCCGGCCGTCGACGAAGAGTCGCAGCCCCGCCGCCCGGCTCGACCCGTCGTACGTCATCACGACGTGAACCCACTGGTTGACGGGCAAGGGGTCGTGGGCGGCGACGCCGATCGCGTTGCCGGGCCAGAAGTGGACGAGCGCGGCGGTGAGTCGGCCGTCCTCGATCAGGATCTGGTAGCCGCGGCTGCCGGCGTCGGTCCAGGCCGGCGAGCGCCTGAGCACGACGGCCCGCTCTTTGACGTCGGGAGTCTTCATCCAGAAGGCCAGCGAGAACGGCTGGAAGCGGTCGAAGTTGCCCAGCGGCAGGCTGACGCTGTTCTCGCCGTCGAACTTCAGGGCCTTGCCGACGCGACCCTCGACGACCTTCGGGCCCTCGATCGCCTTGCCGGGCTTGGCCGGGTCGACGCGGTTCGCCGTCGCGCCCCCCGCGTCGACGGCGTCGAGCGGGAAGTCGCCGATCCGCCCGCTCAAAACGGCCGGCTTCGGGTTGGCTCGATCGAGGGAATTCAGCCAGCTCTCGAAGGCCGGCCGTCGCGACTCGGCGAGCCCGGCCGCCTGCGCCTCGGCCGCCGTCACGCGGCTTGAGGCCTCCGCCAGCGCCTTCTCGCGTTCCACGTCGGTCAGCCAGAGGGTGGGGGTCGGTACGGCGTCGGTGAAGTGCGAGTAGAGGCCCGATTCGTCGATGCTGTTGAAGAAGCTGAACAGCGAGTAGAAGTCCTTCTGCGTGATCGGGTCGTACTTGTGCGAATGGCAGCGGGCGCATTCGAAGGTCAGGCCCAGGAACGCCGCGCTGTAGGTGATCGTGCGGTCGGCGACGTACTCGGTCCGCCACTCGGCCTCGATCGACCCGCCCTCGTTGGTCTGGCGGTGGTTGCGGTTGAAGGCCGTCGCCAGCACCATGTCGCGCGAGGGCTCGGGCATCAGGTCGCCGGCGAGCTGCCACTCGATGAACTGGTTGTACGGCAGGTTCGTGTTGAACGCGCGGACGACCCAGTCGCGCCAGGGCCACATGGCGCGGTAGACGTCGGCCTGGTAGCCGAAGGTGTCGGCGTAGCGGGCGACGTCGAGCCAGTCGACGGCCATGCGCTCGCCGAATCGCGGCGAGGCCAGCAGGCGATCGACCACCCGCGAATAGGCGCCGGGGCGTGAGTCGGCCAGGAAGGCGTCGATCTCGTCGAGCGTCGGGGGCAGACCCGTCAGGTCGAACGTCACGCGGCGGATCAGGCGCTCGCGCGGGGCCTCGGGCGAGGGGGCGAGGCCTTCGGACTCCAGGCGGGCCAGGACGAGGCGGTCGATGGGGTTCTCGGGCCAGTCCTTGCGGGCGACGTCTGGGAGCGTGGGCCGCTCGGGGGGGATGAAGGCCCAGTGATCCTTCCACTCGGCCCCTTGCTCGACCCAGCGACGGAGCAAGTCGGTTTCGTGCGGGGTCAGTTCGCGTCCCAGCGACTTGGGAGGCATCCGCTCGCCCTCGTCGTCGCTGGTGATCCGCGCGACCAGCTCGCTGGCGTCGACGTCGCCGGGCACGACCGCGCGCAGGCCCGTCTTGGTCTCGCCGAAGGCACCTTCCTTGGTGTCCAGCCGCAGGCCGGCCTTGCGGTTCTTCGGGTCGGGCCCGTGGCAGTGGAAGCACTTGTCCGAGAGGACCGCGCGGACCTGGCGGTTGAAGTCGACCCGCTCGTCGGCCCCCGGCTTGGGGGGCGGATCGTCGGCCCTGGCGGCGGCCCACGCGGAGAGGATCAAGGAGCACGTCGCCGTCCATCGGATCCGGGGACAACCTCGTCCAGCCATCAGCGGATGCCTCGGAAGCGGGACCCGACCGGGTGCGGCCTGCGGAGGCCGTTTCGTCGGGTCGGTGACCCACGCTCAGTGTAGCAGGGGGCGAGAGCCGGGGTAAAGGAGCGGGTCGCCCTCAATAGAACGACCCGCCCCCACGCGGCGGCGGGGGCGGGTCGGAGGGGAAGTCGACGGGGGAGCGCGTCGGTCGACGGCTCAGTAGGAGTCGGAGCTCAGGGTCTCGCCCTGGGCCCGCGAGCCGAGGCCCCAGAGGACGGGCCAGGCCACGCTGTTCTTCAGGAAGCGGACCGAGCCGTCGGCGAAGGCCGCGTTGGCGCCGCCGGGGTGGTAGCTCGCCAGGCCGACGATCCCGGCCGAGTCGAAGTCGGAGTTGGTGTCCCAGAACTGGCAGTAAGGGTACGTCGAGTTCGGCGGCACGAGCGTGTTGCCGAGGGCGTGCCCGTAGTTGCCGATGTGCCACAGGCGGCCGTTCCAGCTGCGCTGGCCGTTGGTGCCGTAGCTGCCCGTGCGCGACTGCCAGGACTGGGCGCAGGCCTGGAGGGCCGTCGTCAGATAGCCGCCGCCGCCCGGCATGTTGGCCAGGGGGGCGTCCATGTTGCGGTTGGGCACGCCGGGCCATCCCGCGGAGTTCCACTGGATGCCGGCGATGTCGGAGATGTTGTTCTGCTGGTCGTTGAAGTCGCCGATCCGCCACTCGCCGAAGGCGATGGTGTTCGACGTGCCGTCGGTGATGTCGCGGATGCCGAACGACGAGCCGCCGACGTTGAAGATGCCGTTGGGGTTGTTGATCGGCCAGCCGAGCCACATGATCGTCGAGCCGGCGTTGGCGAAGTAGCTGTTGCCGGGGAAGAAGCCCATGGCGATGCCGTTCGAATCCCAGCGGTTCTGGGTGATCCGCGGCGGCGGCGACGACGAGGGGCAGAGGAACGACGAGATGATCGCCATCATGCCGGTCGAGTTGGCGACCTCGCGGTTGCCGTCGCCGCGGGCGTTCGTCATGAAGTTCAGCGCGTTGTAGATGTTGCGCTGCTCGATGTAGGGCAGGAGCATGGACTGGGCGCTCCACGCGCCCCAGTCGACGCAGCCGTCGTGCGTGACGGGGTTGCAATACCCGCCCGCGCTGGCCGGGCCCGAATTGCCGCCCAGCGGGAAGGACCCAGCGGCCGACTCATAGTTGTGCAGCGAGAGGGCGAGCTGCTTCAGGTTGTTGACGCACTGCGAGCGGCGGGCCGCTTCGCGGGCCGACTGGACGGCCGGGAGGAGGAGGGCGATCAGGACGGCGATGATGGCGATCACGACCAGCAGCTCGATCAGCGTGAAGCCGACCCGGCGTGAGCTGCGGCGACAGAGAGAGACGTCGTGCATCAAGAGATCCTCACAAGAATGGCAGAGGTAATGAAGGCTGCACTCGGCCGCACCGGATCGTGCGGCGGGCGGTTCCCCGCCAGGGCGAAGCAGGGGATCGGCGCTCCGCGGCCGG
Protein-coding regions in this window:
- a CDS encoding DUF1501 domain-containing protein, translated to MMGDFREHLHDPRLMGTRRHFFSRTSLGLGGAALASLLGGAADPSPTGSPDAARGSLGGPHFAPKAKRVIYLFMSGGPSQLDLYDYKPLLNRMNGKDLPDSVRQGQRLTGMSSNQAALPLAGSLFGFSRQGESGAWMSELLPHTAKVADDICLLRSLYTEAINHDPAITFFQTGSQIAGRPSIGAWLSYGLGSMNENLPTFTVLISRRPVDQPLYSRLWGNGFLPSIHQGVQFRSGAEPVLYLENPPGETVAGRRKMLDRLAELHQKEHDANLDPAVSARIAQYEMAYRMQTSVPEAAGVAGEPEHIYDLYGPDSRKPGSFAANCLLARRLAERGVRFIQLYHPGWDHHGGLPAGIRQLTKETDQGCGALIRDLKQRGMLDDTLVLWGGEFGRTNYSQGKLTATDYGRDHHPRCFTAWAAGGGVKPGMTFGETDEFGYNVVKDPVHVHDFHATILALLGIDHERLTFKYQGRYFRLTDVSGNVVKPIMTA
- a CDS encoding DUF1553 domain-containing protein — its product is MILSAWAAARADDPPPKPGADERVDFNRQVRAVLSDKCFHCHGPDPKNRKAGLRLDTKEGAFGETKTGLRAVVPGDVDASELVARITSDDEGERMPPKSLGRELTPHETDLLRRWVEQGAEWKDHWAFIPPERPTLPDVARKDWPENPIDRLVLARLESEGLAPSPEAPRERLIRRVTFDLTGLPPTLDEIDAFLADSRPGAYSRVVDRLLASPRFGERMAVDWLDVARYADTFGYQADVYRAMWPWRDWVVRAFNTNLPYNQFIEWQLAGDLMPEPSRDMVLATAFNRNHRQTNEGGSIEAEWRTEYVADRTITYSAAFLGLTFECARCHSHKYDPITQKDFYSLFSFFNSIDESGLYSHFTDAVPTPTLWLTDVEREKALAEASSRVTAAEAQAAGLAESRRPAFESWLNSLDRANPKPAVLSGRIGDFPLDAVDAGGATANRVDPAKPGKAIEGPKVVEGRVGKALKFDGENSVSLPLGNFDRFQPFSLAFWMKTPDVKERAVVLRRSPAWTDAGSRGYQILIEDGRLTAALVHFWPGNAIGVAAHDPLPVNQWVHVVMTYDGSSRAAGLRLFVDGRPAAVDVVRDKLTKTIAGGGSDELTIGQRFRDRGFKDGEVDELQVFDRSLAPIEAAQLHDGKTLDDRLAAAPASLHPEDRERLFAYYLANVDPEAKTAYASLIEARTARDRLADPIVEIMAMKEMAEPRPTFVLNRGAYDAPGERVSPDTPKSLLPFSADLPRNRLGLARWTTDPKNPLTARVTVNRWWQSIFGRGLVSTPEDFGAQGQLPSHPPLLDWLARELVDSGWNVKHVLRTIVTSATYRQASDASPEMQARDPDDVLLARGPRDRLSAEMIRDDALAAGGLLVGVMGGPAVKPFQPAGLWEEKSNLPFVRDVGPGSHRRSLYTYWKRTSPPPAMLTFDAANREVCAVKRQPTATPLQALVLLNDPQFVEAARALAERSLREGGATTRERVAFVFRVLTGRRPDEAETSILEALYREQYDEFASGRADADKLLAVGDAPRDLALDAHACAAMTVVAQAMLNYDETVMKR
- a CDS encoding DUF1559 family PulG-like putative transporter, which encodes MHDVSLCRRSSRRVGFTLIELLVVIAIIAVLIALLLPAVQSAREAARRSQCVNNLKQLALSLHNYESAAGSFPLGGNSGPASAGGYCNPVTHDGCVDWGAWSAQSMLLPYIEQRNIYNALNFMTNARGDGNREVANSTGMMAIISSFLCPSSSPPPRITQNRWDSNGIAMGFFPGNSYFANAGSTIMWLGWPINNPNGIFNVGGSSFGIRDITDGTSNTIAFGEWRIGDFNDQQNNISDIAGIQWNSAGWPGVPNRNMDAPLANMPGGGGYLTTALQACAQSWQSRTGSYGTNGQRSWNGRLWHIGNYGHALGNTLVPPNSTYPYCQFWDTNSDFDSAGIVGLASYHPGGANAAFADGSVRFLKNSVAWPVLWGLGSRAQGETLSSDSY